In the Catenovulum adriaticum genome, AACTATATTGCACGGCAAGTAAGGTGGCGATTAATAATATTGCAAAACTGACAACAGCTAAGCCGATATGCCATAGCGTTTCGAGTGACCAGGTAGCAAAACTGGTTTGCTCAATTGGAATAAACAAACTGGCTAGTAATACCAAAGCCGAAAACAGCAAGTTAACCGGCAAAGCAAAAAAATTACGTGAATAAATAGCAAACCCAGATGAGATCAACATCACAGTGGCAGACATTACATTGGTTGCCAATAATAATGAATAAGCATGTTCATCGTTAAACTGATAATGTTGGCCTATAAATAAAATATGCATTAGTAAGCCAACCATACCTATGGTTGTTAGGCTAATAAAATTAATGGTACGTTTATTTAAAAAAGCGAGTAACAGGCCAATTGCACTTAACAAATAACAGGTTATAGCCAAAGGCGCTAAAATCATTTTGATTCCTTGTTGTTTTTCTATCAATCAAATCATGAGATAAATTAAAATAATAAAGGGATTTTCTGTTAAATACAGATGAGGCTACTTTAACGAGTTTGCTTACATTTTTACAGTGCTAATTTCGGTCTTAAACTCGCATGTTAAAGTGCTTTAGGTATATAATGTCGGCAATTCTATGTTTTGTTAAGTAAAACACCCATAAATTGCCGCGCATGTCACACTGAACTGACATTTTAGGAAGTAAATTAATATGTTTGAAAATTTATCTGATCGCCTCAGCCAAACGCTAAAAAATATAACAGGCAAAGGACGTCTTACCGAAGATAATATTAAAGAAACGTTACGCGAAGTACGTATGGCTTTATTAGAAGCTGACGTTGCACTCCCTGTTATTAAACAATTTATTGATAACGTTAAAACCAAGTCATTAGGATTAGAAGTTAGCAAAAGCTTAAATCCAGGACAGGCATTTTTAAAAATTGTTAATGCTGAAATGGTTGCCGCTATGGGCGAAGCCAATGAAGCGCTTAATTTAGCCGCTCAAAAGCCAGCGGTTATTATGATGGCGGGTTTACAAGGGGCGGGTAAAACGACCTCTGTGGGTAAACTTTCTAAGTTTTTAAAAGAACGCGAAAAGAAAAAAGTATTAGTGGTGAGTGCTGATATTTATCGCCCAGCTGCGATAAAACAGCTTGAAACTTTAGCCGAAGATATTGGGGTAGAATTTTTCCCAAGCTCGGTTGAGCAAAAGCCGGTCGATATTGCTAACGCAGCCATTAAACATGCAAAGCTTCAATTTTTTGATGTTGTGATTGTCGATACTGCTGGTCGTTTACATGTTGATACAGACATGATGGACGAAATAAAAGCGCTAAACGCTGCGGTTAATCCGGTTGAAACGTTATTTGTTGTAGATGCAATGACAGGTCAAGATGCGGCCAATACAGCAAAAGCTTTCCACGAAGCCTTACCGTTAACTGGTGTAGTATTAACGAAAGCTGATGGTGATGCACGTGGTGGTGCAGCATTATCGATTCGTCATATTACCGGTAAACCGATTAAATTTATTGGTACTGGTGAAAAAACTGATGCTTTAGAACCTTTTCATCCAGATAGAATCGCATCTCGAATTTTAGGCATGGGTGATATGTTGTCACTGATTGAAGATGTTGAGCGATCAGTTGATAAAGATAAAGCCATGAAGTTGGCTAAAAAAGTTCAAAAAGGAAAAGGCTTTGATTTAGAAGACTTTAGAGATCAGCTTGCCCAAATGCGTGGTATGGGTGGGATGATGTCATTAATGGATAAGTTGCCTGGTATGAACCAATTACCGGATAATGTAAAAGATAAAGTAAACAACAAGCAATTTGTGCAAATGGAAGCCATTATTAATTCAATGACACCAAAAGAACGCTCGCATCCAGATCTAATTAAAGGTTCGCGTAAAAAACGAATCGCTGCAGGTTCAGGCACACAAATTCAAGATGTGAATCGTTTGCTTAAACAATTTACTCAAATGCAAAAAATGATGAAAAAAATGTCGGGTAAAGGCGGCATGACAAAAATGATGCGCGGCATGAAAGGTATGATGCCACCGGGTGGTGGAATGGGCGGCATGTTTGGCGGCCGTTAAATTTAAATCAGCTTAAAAGTAAAAAATGCAGCTTAACCGCTGCATTTTTACGTTATAACACACAATATTTTCAATTTTAGTTTTATCCAACTTAAAAGTCGTTCGTTTTTAGCAGTAAAGCTAATGATTATAGAGGCTTTCAGTTGCATTAAAATTGAATAAGTGTACAATTCACGAGCTTTTCAGCCTAGTGGCCGGAAAGCAGCCAATTATTTATTTTTTTAATCAATCAACTATGGGTACGATATGGTAACAATTCGTTTATCTCGTGGTGGTTCTAAAAAGCGTCCTTTCTACCAAGTGGTAGTAGCGGACAGCCGTAGCCCTCGCGATGGCCGATTCATTGAGCGCATTGGATTTTTTAACCCAATTGCTCGTGGTCAAGAAGAAACTTTACGTCTTGACTTGGATCGCGTAGATCACTGGATCTCGCAAGGTGCACAAACCACCGACCGTGTAAAAAGTTTAATTAAAGACGCGCGTAGCGCGGCTTAATATGGTGAATTGAGTAAGATATGGCCCAACCAGAAAATAACATTGTTGTAGGTCGTCTTGGTGCGGTTTATGGCATTAAAGGCTGGTTAAAAGTGTCATCTTTTACCGACGAGCCAGAAAGTATTTTTAGCTATAGTCCTTGGTCAGTTGGCCGAGATAAATTATGGCAAGAAGTAAACATTGTCGAGTGGCGTCGACATAACAAAGGACTCATCGTTAAATTAGAAAACGTTGATGTTCGAGAGAAAGCCCAATTGCTTACAGGTATGGATATTTGTGTATCGCCTGAGCAATTTCCAGATTTATCTGAAGATGAATATTACTGGCGTGATTTAGTGGGTTTATCAGTCGTTAACTTAAACGGCTACAATATGGGGGTTGTAAAATCTCTATTAGAAACTGGCTCAAATGACGTTTTAGTGGTTAAAGGTAATACGAATGACGCGTTTTCTATAAGTGAACGTTTAATTCCATTAATCGAAGACCAAGTGATTAAATCGATTGATACAGATACAAAGCTGATTACAGTTGACTGGGAAGCGGATTTTTAATTGATGCCAGCATTAAATTGGATAGGGGTGATAAGCCTTTTTCCGCAAATGTTTGACGCAATTACAGAATACGGTGTAACAGGTCGAGCTGTAAAAAAAGGGTTGTTTGAATTTCATCGTTGGAATCCTCGTGATTTTACCCACGATAAACATAGGACTGTTGATGACAGGCCTTATGGTGGTGGTCCTGGGATGTTAATGATGGTTCAACCTTTGCAAGATGCAATTCAAGCTGCTAAAGCTCAAGCGGGTGAAGGGGTAAAAACCATTTATCTTTCACCGCAAGGCAAAAAGCTTGATCAAAATGCAGTTGCAGAATTAGCAAAACAACCTAAATTGCTGTTAATTGCAGGCCGCTATGAAGGCATTGATGAAAGACTTATTGAGTCTGAAATCGACGAAGAATGGTCGGTAGGCGATTATGTATTAAGCGGTGGTGAACTCCCCGCAATGACATTAATTGATTCAGTGACTCGTTTAATACCGGGTGTGTTAGGACACAAGTTGTCAGCAGAACAAGATTCATTTCAAAATGGATTATTGGATTGCCCACACTATACACGTCCGGAAATATTAAACGATAAAGCAGTACCAGAGGTTCTGCTCAGTGGTAATCATAAACTGATAGAAAAATGGCGATTGCAACAAGCATTAGGCCGAACTTGGTTAAGACGCCCAGATTTAATTGAAACCCTAGCTCTGACTGCTGAGCAACTTGAGTTATTGGAAGCATTCCAAACTGAAGACGGCAAAAAGTGTGGTGAAATCTAGGTAAAGGTAGGTTTATTATGAGTAAAATCATTCAACAGCTCGAACAAGAGCAAATGACCAAGGAGCTTCCTGAGTTTGCTCCTGGTGATACAATTGTTGTACATGTTAAAGTAAAAGAAGGTAATCGCGAGCGTTTACAGGCCTATGAAGGTGTTGTGATTGCTAAAAGAAACCGCGGTTTAAACTCTGCATTTACGGTTCGTAAAATGTCAGGTGGCGAAGGTGTGGAACGTACATTCCAAACTTATAGCCCATTAGTTGCAAAAATTGACGTTAAGCGTCGTGGTGATGTTCGCCAAGCGAAACTTTACTATTTACGTGGCTTAACTGGTAAAGCAGCTCGTATTAAAGAGAAGCTTGCTAAGAAATAATTGGCACGAAAAGGCTCGCAATTGCGAGCCTTTTTAATATTTAGCGCCACTATTTTTATGTTGCTTTATGGACGATATTTTAAACCAAGCAAAAAACGTATCTAAACAACTTCAGTTAGCCTTAACTGAAATATTAGCGCTTAATGCGCAACCGATTAAAGTAGAGTCTGTTTATTTAGAATCAGATCTCATTAAACAATTACAGCAGTCACCTTATCAGTTATTACCCGAATACCAATTAGACGACAGTTTTGCTCTGTTTCAAATTCACTTTATTTTATATCACAGCCTCTATCAGCTTAAACTTAAGTGTTCGCAAAACCAAACTGCGTATTTAAAATTGGGACTAGCAAGTATAAGCGTTCAACCTTGGTTAAATAATCAGCAAAATTTAACGACTCAGATACTTGCCAACAAAGATAACCTGCAAGACTATTACCTAGATTTAAGCAATTTAATTGCGACTCAAGCGCAGGATGTTGAGTCTATGCTAGACAATTTTTGGCGACAAATTCAAAAGCCTTTAGCATCACAGGTAGAAATTGAACAAGCTCAAGCTTTATTAAATGTCTCTTCAAGTACTAGCATGTTAAATATTAAAGCGGCTTATAAAGCAAAATGTTTACAACATCACCCTGATCGCGGTGGCAGCAAAACCGATTTACAGCAAATAAACAAAGCCTACCAAGTTTTAAAAAACCAGCTTAACGAACATTAAAACTGACCAGTGTTGCTATTTATCAAGCAGCTTAAAAATGTTTTAAAACAAGTGTTTGATTATTTAAAAGCAAGCTGCAATACTTCATGTATTCCAGTAACAAAATTGTTACAGCGTATTGAACATCTAAAATAAACTGAACCACAATGGTAATGCTAATTTGTTGTGTTATGTATTAAGGTTTACTACTTTGTTTTAGGTACGCTCAATCTTATTCGTGCGGTTAAACTGCACAGTTTAAATCAGAAAATGTAGATAAACGATGGTTGAGCATTTTATTATTTAAGTGGAGTTATTAATGGATAAAATTTGGTTAGAACAATACCCAGAAGGGGTACCCGCTGAAATTAATCCTGATCAATATACCAATATCATTCATGTTATGGACGAAGCTTGCGAACGTTTTGCTGACAAAACTGCTTTTATTAATATGGGTAAATCCATTACGTATCGTGAGTTAGATCAAGAGTCGACTGCGTTTGCAGCTTATTTGCAAAATACACTCGGTTTAGCAAAAGGCGATGTGGTTGCCTTAATGATGCCAAATTTGTTGCAATACCCAATTGCGTTATTTGGGGTGTTAAAAGCAGGTTGTACCGTGGCAAATGTGAATCCTTTATATACGGCACGGGAGTTAAAACACCAATTAACCGATTCAGGGGCAACCAGCATTGTTATTGTCGAAAATTTTGCTAATACCTTAGAGAAAGTGCTGCCCGAAACACCAGTAAAAAATATTATTTTAACGCAGCTGGGTGATCAACTTGGTTGTGTTAAAGGTTTTATTGTCAATTCAGTGGTCAAACACATTAAAAAAATGGTGCCTAATTTTAATTTACCAGACACAGTATCATTTAATAAAGCACTTAAACAAGGACATCAAGCTCGTTTTAAACCCTTGGATATCAAAGCAGATGATATTGCATTTTTGCAATATACAGGCGGCACTACTGGGGTTGCTAAAGGTGCCATGTTAACCCATCGCAATATGTTGGCAAATTTATTACAGGCCGCAGCATGGCTTGATAGCACCTTAGAATACGGAAAAGAAACCGTTATAACGGCATTGCCGCTTTATCATATTTTTGCATTGCTGGCGAACTGTCTAAACTTTATGAAGTACGGTGCTACCAATGTACTTATTACCAACCCAAGAGATATGCCGGGTTTTGTGAAAGAGCTTAAAAAGCACAAATTTACGGCATTAACCGGGGTAAATACTTTGTTTAATGGGCTATTAAATGCAAAAGGATTTACTGATTTAGACTTTAGCCATTTTAAATTAGCGTTAGGTGGTGGTATGGCTGTGCAACGTTCAGTTGCTGAGCGCTGGCAAAAAATGACAGGCACACGATTATTAGAAGCTTACGGTTTAACTGAGTGTTCACCTGCGGTCACCATCAATCCGCTTAATATTGACGCTTATAATGGCACCATTGGCTTGCCGGTTCCATCCACTATTTGTCGGGTGGTAGATGAAGAGGGCAATGAACTAGGCGCAAACGAGCCAGGCGAATTGCAAGTATACGGCCCGCAAGTCATGAAAGGGTATTTTAATCGCCCAGAAGCGACAGCAGATGCACTTAAAGATGGCTGGTTTTGCACGGGCGATATTGCCCAATATGATGAAAAAGGTTTTTTCAAAATAGTAGACCGTAAAAAAGACATGATTTTGGTCTCCGGCTTTAATGTTTACCCAAATGAAATTGAAGAAGTAGTCGCCATGCACGATAAAGTGCTAGAAGTTGCGGCTGTAGGCCAAAAAGATGAAAAATGCGGCGAAGTCGTTAAAGTATTTGTCGTGAAAAAAGATCAAAGCTTAACCGAAGATGAAATTAAAGCGCATTGCAAAGACAATTTAACGGCCTATAAACGACCTAAATTAATTGAATTTATTGACGAATTGCCAAAAACAAATGTCGGTAAAATTTTACGTCGCGAATTACGGGAAGATTAAGCGTTAAAATTCGTCAATTATATTAAAGCTTGTTCAGTCGCTTAAAATGTCTGCTGAACAAGCTTTTTTTTTAGGGTAAAATCATCACAAATTGTAAATGATATAAATGCCCATGAGCTACTGGCTACTTAAAACCGAACCCGATGAATATTCAATTGATGATATCGCAAAACTCGATACATTTTGTTGGGATGAAATTAGAAACTATCAGGCGCGCAACTTTATTCGCGATCAAGTCTCGCAGGGCGATTTGGCTTTTATCTATCATAGTTCCTGTAAGCAAGTGGGTATTGCCGGTGTGGTTGAGATAATAACCAATGGTTGTATAGAGCAAGCACAGTTTAATCCACAACATGCCAAATTTGATCCCAAATCAAGCCAAGACAAACCCAAGTGGTATAGCTTTGATATTCGGTTCAAACAAAAATTCAATCAAGTTATTCCACTAAGCTGGATTAAACAACAACCCGAATTAAATGACATGGTATTAATAAAACAAGGCCGTTTATCGGTGCAGCCTGTCAGTGAGCAACAGTGGCAATTTATAACATCACGCGCTAAATAAAACGTTAGGATATATCAGTGAACGACAGCTTAAACCAAATTAAACAGCAAATCTCTGAATTGAGAAGCTTATTAGAAGATTATAATTACCAATATTATGTAATGGACAACCCAAGTGTGCCAGACGCAGAATACGACAGAGTCATGCGAGAGCTTATCTCGCTAGAAAAAGCGCACCCTGAATTTCAAAGCCCAGACTCGCCATCACAAAAAGTGGGCGGCGAAGCATTAAGTGTATTTGAGCAAGTTGAACATAGAGTCCCTATGTTGTCGTTAGATAACGTTTTTAGCGATGATGAACTAAAAGCCTTTGAGCAACGCATTTTTGATCGTCTTAAAAATAATCAAGCCATTGAATTTAGTTGTGAACCCAAATTAGATGGCTTGGCCATTTCTATTTTATATCGTGAAGGGAAACTAGTTCAGGCAGCAACACGAGGTGATGGCCGGATTGGTGAAAACGTAACCGATAATATCAAAACCATACGGGCTATTCCGCTTAAACTCAGAGGCGATTATCCGGCTGAGCTTGAAGTGCGCGGTGAAGTATTTATGCCAAAAACAGGTTTTGAAAAACTAAACGAACAGCAAAAAGAAAAAGGCAATAAAGTATTTGCCAACCCACGAAATGCTGCCGCTGGTAGTTTACGTCAACTTGATTCTAAAATTACCGCTGCCAGACCTTTAGCTTTTTATGCCTATTCAATGGGATATTTTGAGCCTGAATCAGACATTGCTAACTCACACTTTGAGCGCATGATGCAATTAAAAAACTGGGGCCTACCAGTGTGTCCAGTTATTAAAAAAGTCACAGGCAGCCAAGCGTTAGCAGAATATTATGATTGGATAGGTGAGCAACGTAACTCACTAAGCTATGAAATTGACGGGGTTGTTTATAAAGTTGATTCAATTGAGCTTCAACAAAACTTAGGTTTTGTAGCACGTGCACCGCGCTGGGCAACCGCACATAAATTTCCGGCACAAGAAGAAATAACCCAATTGCTAGATGTTGAATTTCAAGTTGGGCGCACCGGCGCAATTACGCCGGTTGCTCGGTTGCAACCAGTTTCAGTTGGCGGTGTCACGGTTTCTAACGCCACTTTACACAATGCGGATGAAATTGCTCGCCTACAGATTAAAATTGGCGATACTGTAATTATCCGGCGAGCGGGGGATGTTATCCCTCAAGTTGTCTCAGTTGTTGAAGAAAAACGTACCGAGGCTGCTAACCTTCGTGAAATTGAGTTCCCTACAGAATGTCCAGTATGCGGCTCTCAGGTTGAACGAATTGAAGATGAAGCAATAACGCGCTGCAGTGGTGGTTTAATTTGTGGTGCCCAGCTAAAAGAATCGATTAAACATTTTGCTTCACGTAAAGCATTAGATGTGGATGGTTTAGGTAACAAAATCGTAGAAGCCTTAGTTGATTTAGAACTAATAAAAAATCCGGCTGATTTGTTTTCGTTAACGGTTGAACAAATTACCACCATGGATAGAATGGGCGATAAATCTGCACTTAACTTAGTTAATGCACTTGATAAAGCTAAGCAAACCACATTAGCTAAATTTTTGTATGCGTTAGGCATTCGTGAAGTAGGGGAAGCCACTGCCAATAATTTAGCGCTGCATTTTAAAAGCTTAGACGCCGTTAAAAATGCAAATTATGACCAGTTAATTGAAGTCAGTGATATTGGCAAGATAGTCGCAGAGCATATTGTTTCTTTTTTTGCCGAAGAACATAATCAAACTGTGATTCAGGCGCTGCTAGATGCAGGCATTAGCTGGCCTCAAATTGAAACGTTAAGTGTTGACGAACAACCGCTAAAAGATCAAATTTATGTGTTAACAGGTACTTTAACCACCATGGGGCGAAATGATGCTAAAGCGCATTTACAAAATTTGGGTGCCAAAGTAACAGGTAGCGTATCAGCTAAAACCCATTATTTGGTAGCGGGTGAAAGTGCAGGCTCTAAATTAACCAAAGCGCAAGATCTGGGAGTCGAAGTTTTAACCGAAGACGATTTAACTCAATTATTGCAAACGTATGGCGCAATATAAATATTTAAAATATAAATTGATATGTAATATTTGCTTATAAATACACTATTTAGTGATAATTTATAAGCAAAAGCTAAACGATGTTCTAAACTTAAGTAGATAATAATTATCAACTTATTTAATTAGCCACGTAAAGGGGAAGCGCATGTCAAACGAAGGTTACCATGAACCAATTGAAGAATTGTCGGATGAAACGCGTGATATGCATCGCGCAATTACATCTTTAATGGAAGAGTTGGAAGCAGTCGATTGGTACAATCAACGAGTGGATGCTTGCAAAGACGAAGAATTAAAACAAATATTAATTCATAACCGAGACGAAGAAAAAGAGCATGCCGCTATGGTATTAGAGTGGATACGACGGCGCGACAAAGTATTAGATGATGAACTGAAAGATTATTTATTTACCACTAAAAGCTTATCGCACGATTAAACCATCTTTATGTCTGGCAGCGATAAAAAATCCCGGTTAATTTGAAATAACCGGGATTTTTAATTGTTCAAGCTAACGATGTTAGATTGTTCGGTTCAGGTTATTTCGCTAAAAACTCTTGGCGAGTATTTAAACTGGATTTAAATAAACCACCCAAGGCCGTGGTTTGAGTTTTAGAGCTCATATCCATAATGCCTCGTGCTTTAACACAAAAATGAGTCGCTTTAATGCTCACCGCTACATTATCGGTTTCAAGTAAGGTTTGCAGCGCAACTAAAATTTGCTGCGTCATGCGCTCTTGCACTTGCGGGCGGCGTGCAAAAAACTTAACAAGGCGATTGATTTTAGATAAACCTATTACTTTTTTTGCAGGAATATAAGCGACTTTAGCTAAACCATCTATCGTCACAAAATGGTGTTCACACGTGCTGTTAACGGCAATTTCGTCAACGATAATCATTTCATCAACCTGCATCTTATTTTCGATGGTGGTGATTTTTGGAAATTGTGAATAATTTAAGCCGCTGAAAATTTCTTCAACGTACATTTTGGCTATCCGATTGGGCGTATTGGCTAAGCTATCATCTGTTAAATCTAAATCAAGTGTTTCTAAAACTTGAGTCATTAACCCAGTAATTTTAGAAATTTTTTCATCACTTGAATGAGTTGATTCAATATGAGGGTTTTCAAGTTGTCTTTCAATTAATGCTGTTTGTACGAGTTTGGCCTCATTACTAAGCATAACAATACTCCGTTCAATCTATTTTTTACTAAACCTTTATTCTTAATAAATGCTAAAGGTGGGTCAATCAATATCAGTTTTAGCCATCAGCAAAACAGGTACAGATATAATATGCGGATAATATACATCAAGTTGAGAATATTGGATCTAAAAATTATTCATTTATTAATTGAATTGCACTCAACTGAGTAGGGTAGGCGAATAAATGCACAATATTAGCCTACACAGGCAAGTGAATTGTGCATTTATAATATCAAAAGTTACGTACTTTATTTTTTATCTTCTGGCAAAGTAACATTTAGTTCAAGTACCGACAAATCATCTTCGTTTTGTTCAAGTTGAACAGAAATCGCTTCTGGGTCAATATTGTCATAGTACTTGCGGATAACTTCTAAAATATCCCTTTCTAATTCACTTAACTTATTGCTTGAGCCATCAGCGCGTCGGCGCTGAGCAACAATAATTTGCAAGCGTTCCTTGGCTTGTGAGGCAGCTGTTTGTTTCTTGGGTTTAAAATAGTCGAGCAATGACATAGTCCATTAACCTCCGAATAATCGTTTGAAAATACCTTTTTTCTCTTCTTCTACGAATCGGTATTCAACTTTGTTACCCAATAAACGTTCAATGGTATCTAAATAAGCTTGTCCAGCATCACTTTGCTCATCTAAAATAACGGGTTCGCCTAAATTAGATGCGCGTAAAACGGCTTGTGATTCAGGTATGACCCCAATTAGCTTTACGGCTAAAATATCATTTACATCTTCAACGCTTAGCATATCGCCACGTTGTACTCGGCTTGGGTTATAACGCGTTAATAATAAATGTTCTTTAACTGGGTCTTTGCCTTGCTCAGCACGGCGAGATTTAGAGGCTAAAATACCTAAAATACGGTCAGAGTCACGAACCGAAGAAACTTCAGGATTTGTTACAACGATAGCTTCATCTGCAAAATATAACGCCATTAAAGCGCCAGCTTCAATCCCTGCTGGTGAATCACAAAGAATATAATCAAAGGTTTCAGCCAACTCGTTTAAGACTTTTTCAACGCCTTCAAGCGTTAAAGCATCTTTATCGCGTGTTTGTGAAGCTGGTAATATATATAAACCATCCACTCGTTTATCTTTAATTAATGTTTGGCTTAAATTGGAATCACCATTAATCACATTCACAAAATCGTAAACGACACGGCGTTCAACGCCCATAATTAAATCAAGATTACGTAAACCAATATCAAAGTCGATGATAACGGTTTTATGGCCTTTTAAAGCTAATCCTGTGCCAATTGCCGCACTCGATGTGGTTTTACCTACGCCACCTTTACCAGAGGTAACAACAATAACTTGAGCCATTGACTCACTCCCTAAATTTCTAAATCGGAAACGGCTAATTGCTCGCCGTCTAAAAATACAAACCCAGCGCCATTACAGTCTTGCTGCTGCAATTGCTCGCTGGTCCAATAATGACCATTAATACTAACTAATTCAGCCGATAATTTGTTGGCAAAAATACGAGCGCTTGAATCACCTTGTGCCCCAGCTATGGCTCGGCCTCGTAATGTACCGTAAACATGAATATTACCATCTGCAATCACTTCTGCACCATTGCTTACTGCGCCAATTATAACTAAATCTGAATCGCGTGCATAAATTTGCTGACCAGAGCGCAAATTTTGTCTCACAATTTTAGCCGGCGTATGCGAAGGCACTTTAACTTCAACTGGCACTTCAACGCGCTCATATCTGATTTGCGTTTTACCATCGGCACTGGTTTTGGTTTGCGGTGCAGATGCTTTTGACTCAGTTAAGCAAGCTAAACCAGCCGC is a window encoding:
- the fadD gene encoding long-chain-fatty-acid--CoA ligase FadD, translating into MDKIWLEQYPEGVPAEINPDQYTNIIHVMDEACERFADKTAFINMGKSITYRELDQESTAFAAYLQNTLGLAKGDVVALMMPNLLQYPIALFGVLKAGCTVANVNPLYTARELKHQLTDSGATSIVIVENFANTLEKVLPETPVKNIILTQLGDQLGCVKGFIVNSVVKHIKKMVPNFNLPDTVSFNKALKQGHQARFKPLDIKADDIAFLQYTGGTTGVAKGAMLTHRNMLANLLQAAAWLDSTLEYGKETVITALPLYHIFALLANCLNFMKYGATNVLITNPRDMPGFVKELKKHKFTALTGVNTLFNGLLNAKGFTDLDFSHFKLALGGGMAVQRSVAERWQKMTGTRLLEAYGLTECSPAVTINPLNIDAYNGTIGLPVPSTICRVVDEEGNELGANEPGELQVYGPQVMKGYFNRPEATADALKDGWFCTGDIAQYDEKGFFKIVDRKKDMILVSGFNVYPNEIEEVVAMHDKVLEVAAVGQKDEKCGEVVKVFVVKKDQSLTEDEIKAHCKDNLTAYKRPKLIEFIDELPKTNVGKILRRELRED
- a CDS encoding DNA-J related domain-containing protein — its product is MDDILNQAKNVSKQLQLALTEILALNAQPIKVESVYLESDLIKQLQQSPYQLLPEYQLDDSFALFQIHFILYHSLYQLKLKCSQNQTAYLKLGLASISVQPWLNNQQNLTTQILANKDNLQDYYLDLSNLIATQAQDVESMLDNFWRQIQKPLASQVEIEQAQALLNVSSSTSMLNIKAAYKAKCLQHHPDRGGSKTDLQQINKAYQVLKNQLNEH
- the rpsP gene encoding 30S ribosomal protein S16, with the protein product MVTIRLSRGGSKKRPFYQVVVADSRSPRDGRFIERIGFFNPIARGQEETLRLDLDRVDHWISQGAQTTDRVKSLIKDARSAA
- the rimM gene encoding ribosome maturation factor RimM (Essential for efficient processing of 16S rRNA), with the protein product MAQPENNIVVGRLGAVYGIKGWLKVSSFTDEPESIFSYSPWSVGRDKLWQEVNIVEWRRHNKGLIVKLENVDVREKAQLLTGMDICVSPEQFPDLSEDEYYWRDLVGLSVVNLNGYNMGVVKSLLETGSNDVLVVKGNTNDAFSISERLIPLIEDQVIKSIDTDTKLITVDWEADF
- the rplS gene encoding 50S ribosomal protein L19, which gives rise to MSKIIQQLEQEQMTKELPEFAPGDTIVVHVKVKEGNRERLQAYEGVVIAKRNRGLNSAFTVRKMSGGEGVERTFQTYSPLVAKIDVKRRGDVRQAKLYYLRGLTGKAARIKEKLAKK
- the trmD gene encoding tRNA (guanosine(37)-N1)-methyltransferase TrmD; this translates as MPALNWIGVISLFPQMFDAITEYGVTGRAVKKGLFEFHRWNPRDFTHDKHRTVDDRPYGGGPGMLMMVQPLQDAIQAAKAQAGEGVKTIYLSPQGKKLDQNAVAELAKQPKLLLIAGRYEGIDERLIESEIDEEWSVGDYVLSGGELPAMTLIDSVTRLIPGVLGHKLSAEQDSFQNGLLDCPHYTRPEILNDKAVPEVLLSGNHKLIEKWRLQQALGRTWLRRPDLIETLALTAEQLELLEAFQTEDGKKCGEI
- a CDS encoding cytochrome C assembly family protein, translating into MILAPLAITCYLLSAIGLLLAFLNKRTINFISLTTIGMVGLLMHILFIGQHYQFNDEHAYSLLLATNVMSATVMLISSGFAIYSRNFFALPVNLLFSALVLLASLFIPIEQTSFATWSLETLWHIGLAVVSFAILLIATLLAVQYSFIASRLKHHDLSVLSLPMPPLDAIEKQIFGLLKLGVLVLTASIVTGFFFIDNLLGSGQAHKAILSILAWICFVTVIVGHLKLGWRGKRILVLSTLGSVLLTLGYFGSRLIKEFILR
- a CDS encoding EVE domain-containing protein, giving the protein MSYWLLKTEPDEYSIDDIAKLDTFCWDEIRNYQARNFIRDQVSQGDLAFIYHSSCKQVGIAGVVEIITNGCIEQAQFNPQHAKFDPKSSQDKPKWYSFDIRFKQKFNQVIPLSWIKQQPELNDMVLIKQGRLSVQPVSEQQWQFITSRAK
- the ffh gene encoding signal recognition particle protein, with protein sequence MFENLSDRLSQTLKNITGKGRLTEDNIKETLREVRMALLEADVALPVIKQFIDNVKTKSLGLEVSKSLNPGQAFLKIVNAEMVAAMGEANEALNLAAQKPAVIMMAGLQGAGKTTSVGKLSKFLKEREKKKVLVVSADIYRPAAIKQLETLAEDIGVEFFPSSVEQKPVDIANAAIKHAKLQFFDVVIVDTAGRLHVDTDMMDEIKALNAAVNPVETLFVVDAMTGQDAANTAKAFHEALPLTGVVLTKADGDARGGAALSIRHITGKPIKFIGTGEKTDALEPFHPDRIASRILGMGDMLSLIEDVERSVDKDKAMKLAKKVQKGKGFDLEDFRDQLAQMRGMGGMMSLMDKLPGMNQLPDNVKDKVNNKQFVQMEAIINSMTPKERSHPDLIKGSRKKRIAAGSGTQIQDVNRLLKQFTQMQKMMKKMSGKGGMTKMMRGMKGMMPPGGGMGGMFGGR